The following are encoded together in the Bradyrhizobium algeriense genome:
- a CDS encoding acyltransferase family protein: MELSTKPGYRADIDGLRAVAVLSVFAFHYGGPIRGGFTGVDVFFVISGFLITQVLAAEIASGTFSVLSFYDRRMRRILPALLTMLAAVLLAGRLMLSPGDYAALANSTAAAAFGVSNIFFHTHTGYFDQAADLMPLLHTWSLAVEEQFYLVWPLLLLALAAAGSRIAVAATLAAIVLVACIGSIIYFQFEPKAAFYMALPRAWELALGALLVFLPPLSRGVGEITAVVGLVLIGIGFTLSPGKFPGQFALYPCIGAALVIWPRAQSTISGRLLGWLAPVGLISYSLYLWHWPVWVYFRIYINNGQPDAAEAAALAVVSIVLATLSYRFVEQPLRKPRWNAQRTVSAGLACIATIFCASMYVDSADGLPQRLSPQAQAMRSLEVMWEWPCKEQRLDVIPGAYCVFGAPWQTAKRKTVIWGDSHAQHFAPIFDAINADPERSFLVFAGCSAVLGDELFLATPDPTYADRCRLFHSNGVKLLKEDASITQVVLTANWMELPWRIQGHSPDGLPAMTDAMMKLIKETSAPGRRFFLMGMVPPLPLEIVECAARESTNLLRRACVSTVRPSDADAIKRRTAPTDAMLIEVAKSFPNAAAVIPTEKMCRNDACELALNGEFLYRDQGHIRRNLLLQTKKDFADKIGLTAALAGNSQGAAVRPGLTGSEAR; the protein is encoded by the coding sequence ATGGAACTCTCAACTAAGCCCGGTTATCGCGCCGACATTGATGGGTTGCGTGCCGTTGCTGTTCTTTCGGTGTTCGCTTTCCATTACGGCGGGCCGATCCGGGGCGGATTTACTGGCGTTGACGTGTTCTTCGTCATCAGCGGCTTCCTGATCACGCAGGTTCTGGCAGCCGAGATCGCATCGGGTACGTTCTCGGTGCTGAGCTTTTACGACCGTCGGATGCGACGCATTCTGCCGGCGCTGCTGACGATGCTGGCCGCAGTTCTCCTGGCTGGTCGGCTGATGCTTTCCCCCGGCGACTATGCTGCGCTCGCCAACAGCACCGCTGCTGCCGCGTTTGGCGTATCGAACATCTTTTTTCACACCCACACCGGTTACTTCGACCAAGCCGCAGACCTGATGCCGCTGCTGCATACCTGGTCGCTTGCGGTTGAGGAACAATTCTACCTGGTGTGGCCGCTGCTGTTGCTGGCTCTCGCTGCTGCGGGGTCGCGAATTGCCGTGGCCGCGACGCTCGCCGCGATCGTGCTCGTCGCATGCATCGGCAGCATCATCTATTTTCAGTTTGAGCCGAAGGCCGCCTTCTACATGGCTTTGCCGAGGGCATGGGAGCTTGCGCTCGGAGCGCTGCTGGTCTTCCTGCCTCCGCTGTCCCGTGGCGTCGGCGAGATCACCGCCGTAGTGGGGCTCGTGTTGATCGGAATTGGATTTACCCTTTCGCCCGGAAAGTTTCCCGGACAGTTCGCCCTCTATCCCTGCATTGGCGCTGCACTGGTGATCTGGCCGCGCGCGCAAAGCACGATCTCGGGACGGCTCCTTGGATGGCTCGCGCCGGTCGGGCTGATCTCCTACAGCCTTTATCTGTGGCACTGGCCGGTCTGGGTGTATTTCCGGATCTATATCAACAACGGTCAGCCGGACGCCGCCGAGGCAGCCGCGCTTGCAGTCGTTTCAATTGTCCTGGCGACCCTTTCGTATCGCTTCGTCGAGCAGCCGTTGCGCAAGCCCCGCTGGAACGCGCAGCGCACGGTGTCGGCCGGATTGGCCTGCATCGCGACGATTTTCTGCGCGTCGATGTATGTGGATAGCGCAGACGGGTTGCCGCAGCGACTCTCACCCCAGGCGCAAGCGATGCGCAGCCTGGAGGTTATGTGGGAATGGCCCTGTAAAGAGCAACGGCTCGATGTAATTCCGGGCGCGTATTGCGTGTTCGGGGCTCCCTGGCAGACCGCAAAGCGCAAGACCGTGATCTGGGGCGACAGCCACGCGCAGCATTTTGCACCGATCTTCGATGCGATAAATGCTGACCCCGAGCGGTCTTTTCTGGTGTTTGCCGGCTGTTCGGCAGTGCTCGGCGATGAATTGTTCCTCGCCACGCCCGATCCAACCTATGCCGATCGTTGCCGGCTTTTCCATTCGAACGGCGTCAAACTTCTCAAGGAAGATGCCTCGATCACCCAAGTGGTTCTTACAGCCAATTGGATGGAGCTGCCTTGGCGCATTCAAGGACATTCCCCGGATGGACTGCCAGCAATGACGGACGCAATGATGAAGCTCATCAAGGAAACCTCAGCCCCGGGCAGGCGCTTCTTCCTGATGGGAATGGTACCGCCCCTGCCGCTGGAGATCGTGGAGTGCGCCGCGCGTGAGAGCACAAATCTCCTCAGACGAGCCTGCGTCTCTACAGTCCGGCCTTCCGATGCCGATGCCATCAAGCGAAGAACCGCACCGACAGACGCGATGTTGATCGAAGTTGCAAAGTCGTTTCCCAACGCCGCAGCCGTGATTCCAACCGAGAAAATGTGCCGGAATGACGCCTGCGAGCTCGCCCTGAACGGCGAGTTTCTTTATCGGGATCAAGGCCACATCCGACGTAATCTGCTCTTGCAAACGAAAAAGGATTTCGCCGACAAGATCGGATTGACCGCCGCGCTTGCCGGCAATTCACAAGGTGCCGCCGTGCGGCCGGGCCTGACCGGCTCTGAGGCCCGATGA